A region of Mycosarcoma maydis chromosome 15, whole genome shotgun sequence DNA encodes the following proteins:
- a CDS encoding serine/threonine-protein kinase GCN2 (related to GCN2 - ser/thr protein kinase) has translation MTGATSTPALSPQEITELQRTEIEAIESILDQDFTRVEQKAWKGAAVSQLHEFQVVIRPDEERLKPLVSAYVSFRLPKNYPLVTPTIIVKLNDGRHKGLSASHLTSLGGALNRKAKSLIGAEMIWELITVAQDFISLNNTIPKEVKDGAPSLSLEEEMQKRAKEQQERQRAEQQEENLRRQRAETIRSEQLVQLIQQEASKKAALLKQEKERKRENSYFTQHGPLSPVHGLNASSTSASADTAANTAAAASMSDDSRIETFLEPIEHNGRVISVLRVGPVLSNTGLATRHLAEPAHQAPTDSRAPSHSWLIEHYLITSQHYAYSSGKRKLEEVEFEFDKLVKVREPGLINVLASAVTRITDPQGWKLSVVTERTDGFCLRDLLEQCDSLPWKRVRHYLLALLKTLDSLHTRNLVHRGVDADSIFIESRTQSAIPSVLRLAGACYARRLKDMHKSNPLNDLIGPIQDPVQPDAWKSPESIDQPLSYSRKRDIWDLGVCACQMLFGLECFHEHDLPEHLIRGSKVLAPHVQAFLLLMLERASKKRPTAASLVSRLDELILYEDTDLADDSSTKMPQQHVTSAAVTPAKPTKATPRPGTARQQSDPQNHFPASPSPKIGTPLNAGGLQPIGSLWPFRSPSGPGVSHAAATSRYLSDFEEVEFLGKGAFGSVVKARNRLDGRFYAVKKIKLSSSPDEDERTLREISALSRLDHPHIVRYSTCWIEETQMPITGLAASDTDGFTSSQTLETNTTTSKTHASGPSLSMSAFGNGFQRSALSNRQKAGRDDSFRAVPGFDDDDDDAFASGANSSNLTGSYSDIRFADDDEDSSDQRNAGNSSRAIADMSYKGGLLALRTPSDDSDDSEDENDEDDDRDSEVSSSEDEFGGDDDDDDFSRIPLSSRRASRAGRSMSRSVVDARLGNSVPMQRVLYIQMEFVENRTLREAIEKGLTEDEAWRILRQMVEALAHISSLGIIHRDLKPSNVLMYANGDVKIGDFGLATNALQIAEGNAGNAGGTTDLAESTDLTGDLGTYLYTAPELRAKSGVKYNFKVDIYSLGIIFFEMLASQRVYRTGMERILLIRELRDSGISLPAVWPHSKLEKQTTLIRQMLDHDPDRRPSPLEILKSDLLPPKMEDEYIEECLRLMANPTSAYNHQLMDALFSRTAADLVRDFTFDTGAETDRDTSLTTVVCDLIRNAARRHGAVEFTAPLIVPPNGLYTANEKIVQMLDRTGRVVHLPYDLTVPFARVFARSSNQRFKRYEISNVYRENVVAGGQPRAVLAASFDIVSPEKSAAAEAEALALVEEVLDEIPGIANEDWVIHINHEVVLSMILERIPAKHHTAVLGVVALLAGSKTIQSARTHLLQLGLPRSTIEELEAFNLNDEVSAVHRRLERLFPLDQRTRLAKAVSQISDVVATARFFGVQRRFLFSPLLAQSSSLYRGGVLFTVVRAGKRRDVVAAGGRYDGLLKHFANPSTASSAPLHGVGVQLAVGKLTLGLSKYQEVQVPKLLSRTEEERSFGLYTPRRCDVYVASTPGLLETRMEICRELWAHNIAADLQYEHATYDTPEAAAATCRAEGILLLVFAKARSPVLKVKVVLQRAEYEVARHELVGFVQDRIAKQRSIDVQVAGSGGSGAVAARFGSATFDAASMRAATAASAAPGSLGGMHHHHHYPHGGFSRTYSANEVKPSATIAVREREMLLPERPIERSKKGDKSQQNRPKPSSRLLVLDKASRQVSKFADQLQSGNVPILAVDFTGANFDRLAAALTACLGSHGERGYGANGDAGSGGTDGSEDEGAYMFRAFLETLSADEREYARLIKARAIAFAFPDATNSAINTVGCGRVFLYSLREDRTALIGCGR, from the coding sequence ATGACGGGTGCCACCTCGACGCCGGCGCTGTCTCCACAAGAGATCACGGAACTGCAGCGgaccgagatcgaagcAATTGAGTCGATCCTCGACCAGGACTTTACGCGAGTCGAGCAGAAGGCTTGGAAAGGTGCAGCTGTATCCCAGTTGCACGAATTCCAGGTAGTCATCCGTCCAGATGAGGAACGTCTCAAACCGCTCGTCTCGGCCTACGTCTCGTTTCGTCTTCCCAAGAACTATCCGCTCGTGACACCAACCATCATAGTCAAGCTTAACGACGGTAGGCATAAGGGTCTCTCGGCAAGCCATTTGACGAGTCTCGGTGGTGCGCTCAACCGCAAAGCCAAGTCGCTCATTGGAGCCGAAATGATCTGGGAGCTTATCACCGTAGCTCAAGACTTTATTAGTCTCAACAATACTATCCCTAAAGAGGTCAAAGATGGCGCACCGTCTCTAAgcttggaagaggagaTGCAGAAGCGTGCAAAAGAACAGCAAGAGCGTCAGCgtgcagagcagcaagaagagaATCTCCGTCGGCAACGGGCAGAAACCATCCGCTCCGAGCAGCTTGTTCAGCTCATTCAGCAGGAGGCTAGCAAGAAAGCTGCCTTGCTCAAGCAAGAGAAGGAACGCAAACGAGAGAATAGCTACTTTACCCAGCATGGCCCTTTGAGTCCAGTTCATGGCCTCAATGCATCCTCTACTTCTGCTTCCGCCGACACAGCCGCCAATACAGCCGCTGCAGCATCTATGTCGGACGACTCACGCATTGAGACCTTCCTCGAACCGATCGAGCACAACGGGCGCGTCATATCTGTTCTTCGCGTTGGTCCTGTCCTTAGCAACACGGGCCTTGCCACACGTCATCTTGCCGAGCCAGCGCATCAAGCTCCCACCGACTCGCGCGCACCCTCACACTCGTGGTTGATCGAACACTACCTCATCACTTCGCAGCATTATGCCTACTCTTCCGGAAAACGcaagctggaagaggtCGAGTTCGAGTTTGACAAGCTTGTCAAGGTGCGCGAACCCGGCTTGATCAATGTGCTCGCCAGTGCCGTTACTCGCATCACCGATCCGCAGGGCTGGAAGCTCAGCGTCGTCACTGAACGCACCGACGGTTTCTGCCTACGTGACCTCCTCGAGCAATGCGATTCGCTTCCCTGGAAGCGCGTTCGACACTATTTAttggcgctgctcaagacACTTGATTCGCTGCACACTCGTAACCTTGTCCATAGgggcgtcgatgccgactcCATCTTCATCGAGAGCCGAACACAGTCAGCCATTCCTTCAGTGTTACGGTTGGCTGGTGCCTGCTATGCTCGTCGCTTGAAGGATATGCACAAATCGAATCCGCTCAACGATCTAATTGGCCCGATTCAGGATCCGGTCCAGCCTGACGCGTGGAAATCGCCAGAGTCAATTGACCAGCCTCTCTCCTACAGCCGCAAACGCGATATCTGGGATCTGGGAGTTTGTGCCTGTCAGATGCTGTTCGGCTTGGAGTGCTTCCACGAGCACGACCTACCCGAGCACCTTATTCGCGGCAGCAAGGTCCTCGCACCGCATGTCCAAGCCTTTCTTCTCCTGATGCTTGAGCGAGCATCCAAGAAACGTCCTACCGCTGCTTCTCTGGTCTCGCGTCTGGACGAACTCATCTTGTACGAAGACACAGACCTGGCTGACGACTCGAGCACCAAGATGCCTCAACAGCACGTCACATCCGCCGCGGTGACGCCTGCCAAGCCGACCAAGGCCACGCCCCGTCCAGGCACAGCTCGCCAGCAGAGTGACCCACAGAACCACTTTCCTGCTTCTCCGAGTCCCAAGATTGGCACGCCTCTCAATGCAGGCGGCTTGCAGCCGATCGGCTCGCTCTGGCCATTCCGATCCCCTTCGGGTCCAGGCGTATcgcatgctgctgccacaTCTCGCTACCTGTCCGACTTTGAAGAGGTGGAGTTCCTAGGAAAAGGTGCGTTTGGCAGTGTCGTCAAGGCTCGCAATCGTCTCGACGGCCGCTTCTACGCTGTCAAAAAGATCAAGCTGTCCAGCTCGCccgacgaggacgaaaGGACGTTACGCGAGATCAGTGCACTCAGCCGTCTCGATCATCCCCATATTGTGAGATATTCGACCTGCTGGATCGAAGAAACCCAGATGCCCATAACGGGACTAGCTGCTAGCGACACGGACGGTTTCACTTCAAGTCAAACCTTggagaccaacaccaccacaAGCAAGACACATGCCTCGGGTCCAAGTCTGTCCATGTCTGCATTTGGCAACGGCTTCCAGCGCTCAGCGCTTTCCAACCGACAGAAAGCGGGCCGTGACGACTCTTTCCGCGCCGTACCTGGctttgacgacgatgacgatgacgctTTTGCATCTGGTGCCAACTCGTCCAATCTTACGGGAAGCTACAGTGACATCCGCttcgccgacgacgacgaagacaGTAGCGACCAGCGAAATGCAGGAAATTCTTCGCGTGCCATAGCCGACATGTCATACAAAGGAGGTTTGCTGGCGTTACGCACGCCTTCGGATGACAGCGATGACTCGGAAGACGAAAAtgacgaagatgacgatCGAGATTCGGAAGTGTCCAGCTCAGAGGACGAGTTTGGCggagatgatgacgatgacgattTCAGTCGTATTCCACTGTCATCGCGTCGCGCCTCTCGTGCTGGTCGTTCGATGTCGAGAAGTGTCGTTGACGCACGTCTTGGAAATAGCGTTCCTATGCAACGTGTGCTCTACATCCAAATGGAATTTGTCGAGAACAGAACCCTCCGCGAGGCCATCGAAAAAGGCTTGACCGAAGATGAAGCCTGGCGCATCTTGCGTCAAATGGTTGAAGCGCTCGCCCACATTAGCAGTCTCGGTATCATTCATCGTGACCTCAAGCCATCTAACGTACTTATGTACGCCAATGGCGATGTCAAGATCGGCGACTTTGGCCTCGCTACCAATGCACTCCAAATCGCTGAAGGAAATGCAGGCAATGCGGGAGGAACCACAGACTTGGCTGAAAGCACCGACCTCACAGGCGATCTTGGCACCTACCTGTACACGGCCCCCGAGCTACGTGCCAAAAGCGGGGTAAAGTACAACTTCAAGGTCGATATTTACTCTCTTGGCATTATCTTTTTCGAGATGCTGGCAAGTCAGCGTGTCTATCGCACAGGAATGGAGCGCATCTTGCTTATCCGTGAGCTGCGGGATTCTGGCATAAGCTTGCCCGCAGTTTGGCCAcacagcaagctcgagaagcagacGACGCTCATCCGCCAGATGCTCGATCACGATCCAGATCGGAGACCTTCACCTCTCGAGATCCTCAAGAGCGACCTGCTGCCACCCAAGATGGAAGACGAGTACATCGAGGAGTGTCTCCGACTCATGGCTAACCCGACCAGTGCTTACAATCATCAGCTTATGGATGCGCTTTTCAGCCGTACTGCTGCCGATCTCGTACGCGACTTTACATTCGACACAGGAGCAGAGACAGATCGCGACACCTCTTTGACGACGGTAGTGTGCGATTTGATCCGCAacgcagctcgtcgccacGGTGCGGTCGAGTTTACGGCGCCGCTCATAGTGCCACCCAACGGTTTGTATACGGCCAACGAAAAGATTGTCCAGATGCTGGACCGGACGGGACGAGTGGTTCATCTGCCTTACGATCTCACCGTGCCTTTCGCCCGAGTTTTtgctcgcagcagcaaccaacGTTTCAAGCGATACGAGATCAGCAACGTGTATCGAGAGAACGTCGTCGCTGGAGGTCAGCCTCGCGCTGTGTTGGCTGCATCTTTTGACATTGTCTCGCCGGAGAagtcggcagcagcagaggcagaagcACTTGCACTTGTTGAAGAAGTGCTTGACGAGATCCCTGGCATAGCTAACGAAGACTGGGTGATCcacatcaatcacgaagTAGTTTTATCGATGATCCTGGAACGCATCCCAGCCAAGCACCATACTGCTGTGTTGGGCGTTGTTGCGCTGCTAGCTGGATCCAAGACGATTCAAAGCGCAAGAACGCATTTATTGCAACTCGGTCTGCCACGGTCTACGAttgaagagctcgaggcaTTCAATCTCAACGATGAGGTCAGTGCTGTTCATCGTCGACTCGAACGACTGTTTCCCTTAGATCAGCGAACAAGGCTGGCAAAGGCGGTATCACAGATCTCGGATGTTGTCGCGACTGCGCGATTCTTTGGTGTCCAGCGAcgcttcctcttctcgCCACTGTTGGCGCAGTCCAGCAGCTTGTACAGGGGTGGCGTGCTCTTCACTGTGGTTAGAGCTGGCAAGCGCCGCGATGTGGTGGCTGCTGGCGGCCGATACGATGGACTGCTCAAGCACTTTGCAAACCCTTCAACGGCCTCATCAGCGCCTTTACATGGTGTCGGAGTCCAATTGGCGGTAGGCAAGCTGACGCTTGGGCTTTCCAAGTATCAAGAAGTGCAAGTTCCCAAGCTTCTCTCGAGAACAGAAGAGGAACgcagctttggcttgtATACACCGAGACGATGCGACGTGTACGTTGCTTCGACTCCTGGTTTGCTGGAAACGAGGATGGAGATCTGTCGCGAGTTGTGGGCGCACAACATTGCAGCAGATCTTCAGTACGAGCACGCGACATACGATACTCccgaggcagcagcagcgacgtgCCGCGCCGAAGGCATTCTGTTGCTAGTGTTTGCTAAAGCGCGATCGCCCGTGCTCAAGGTCAAGGTTGTGCTGCAGCGAGCGGAATATGAAGTGGCGAGACACGAGCTGGTCGGGTTTGTACAGGATCGCATCGCCAAGCAAAGAAGTATTGATGTGCAGGTAGCAGGGTCCGGAGGTAGTGGTGCAGTAGCTGCGCGATTCGGATCAGCCACTTTTGACGCGGCTTCGATGCGTGCAGCTACAGCAGCTTCAGCGGCGCCTGGTTCTCTGGGAGGAAtgcatcaccaccatcactaTCCACACGGTGGCTTCTCGCGCACGTACAGCGCCAACGAAGTGAAGCCGTCGGCTACGATTGCCGTGCGCGAACGCGAGATGCTCTTACCAGAAAGACCGATCGAACGATCCAAGAAGGGTGACAAGAGTCAACAGAATCGGCCCAAGCCATCGTCACGGCTGTTGGTGTTGGACAAAGCCTCGCGCCAAGTGTCCAAGTTTGCGGATCAGCTGCAATCGGGCAATGTGCCTATTTTGGCGGTCGATTTCACGGGAGCCAACTTTGATCGGCTAGCTGCGGCGCTTACCGCCTGTCTAGGGAGCCATGGCGAAAGAGGCTACGGTGCAAACGGAGATGCCGGCAGCGGGGGCACGGATGGGTCTGAGGACGAGGGCGCGTACATGTTCCGCGCCTTTCTCGAAACGCTTTCTGCAGACGAGAGGGAATATGCCAGGCTGATCAAGGCGAGGGCGATCGCGTTTGCTTTTCCCGACGCTACCAATTCAGCGATCAACACGGTGGGATGCGGAAGGGTGTTTTTGTACTCGCTTAGGGAAGATCGGACCGCTTTGATCGGATGCGGGAGATGA
- a CDS encoding 25S rRNA (adenine645-N1)-methyltransferase (related to RRP8 - nucleolar protein required for efficient processing of pre-rRNA at site A2): MSDALDLDQLQAQLELKRSALADSILSKLPGLSADTSSSSSSTALPKSAQHQQNSRPRQANLGVGATPKQQNADSSGSTRGPRSAADLRLKGALTAKRKRWQDQEPAVQNESDSDDQESSRVNVISANKKSKHENSQTTSLSNVGIPKPANKDPFAVNGIQAQKAAQNQPRIVVINGETIDLSKLSKTQRKKINKQLKAQHNQQQDDQAQDEVFKPATTTTLADALSTPESPLTSCSKATSQTPSSNNNQSSSPSGAALTPLQSQMLSKLSGSRFRTINEKLYTTASDEAVRMIDAAPTMFDEYHQGFREQVRSWPKNPLDRIVELFDPSLSIYKDKDKGKGNGKSKSKGTPSQPSGPSDRSKPRYAPGALVVDLGAGEGGLAKKLSPKAVKVLCYDLITTSDGWVRKQDTAAIGGLPLPGFFLDTDPLGLGATPEGVAQGVADVAVFCLSLMGTNWIHMLLEAKRVLRTGGELIIAEVSSRFGDGFEAFIRIVKLLGFGLEHKDASNTHFVLFEFVKLSQRDHLASLSALQDDSQIDPTHTSLDELAQHGKTLLKPCIYKRR, encoded by the coding sequence ATGTCGGATGCTCTCGATTTGGATCAGCTTCAGGCTCAGCTGGAGCTCAAGCGCTCGGCTTTGGCCGATAGCATCCTGTCCAAGCTGCCTGGCCTGAGTGCTGAtacctcttcctcttcctcctctaCCGCCTTACCCAAATCGGCTCAGCATCAACAAAACTCTCGGCCACGACAAGCAAATCTCGGCGTCGGAGCAACTCCCAAGCAGCAGAACGCAGAtagcagcggcagcaccCGCGGTCCACGCAGCGCAGCCGATTTGCGTCTCAAAGGTGCACTGACTGCAAAGCGCAAACGATGGCAGGACCAAGAGCCTGCGGTGCAAAACGAGTCAGACTCAGACGACCAAGAATCTAGCAGAGTAAATGTCATCAGTGCTAACAAAAAGTCGAAACACGAGAACAGCCAAACCACCAGTTTATCCAACGTTGGCATCCCCAAACCAGCGAACAAGGACCCGTTCGCTGTCAACGGCATCCAAGCACAAAAGGCTGCCCAAAACCAACCTCGTATCGTCGTTATAAACGGTGAGACGATTGATCTTTCCAAGCTCAGCAAAACGCAGCGCAAAAAGATCAACAAGCAACTCAAGGCACAGCAcaaccagcagcaagatgaTCAGGCTCAGGACGAGGTCTTCAAGCCTGCCACCACAACCACTTTGGCAGACGCACTTTCCACGCCAGAGTCTCCACTTACTTCATGCTCCAAGGCTACGTCACAGACTCCGTCATCTAATAACAATCAGAGCAGCAGTCCTTCAGGCGCTGCATTGACGCCACtccaatcacaaatgttgagcaagctctCCGGCTCTCGATTCCGCACCATCAACGAAAAGCTCTATACCACAGCATCGGACGAAGCTGTTCGCAtgatcgatgctgcgccCACCATGTTTGACGAGTACCACCAAGGCTTTCGCGAACAAGTACGATCCTGGCCCAAGAACCCGCTTGATCGTATCGTAGAGCTCTTCGACCCGTCACTCTCAATTTACAAGGATAAGGATAAGGGCAAGGGCAATGggaaaagcaaaagcaagGGTACGCCATCGCAACCATCAGGGCCGTCTGACCGTTCTAAACCTCGTTACGCTCCTGGCGCTTTGGTGGTAGACTTGGGCGCGGGCGAGGGTGGtttggccaagaagctgtcACCGAAAGCTGTCAAGGTGCTGTGCTACGACTTGATCACCACCAGCGACGGATGGGTTAGAAAGCAAGATACTGCTGCGATCGGCGGGCTGCCGTTGCCCGGGTTTTTCCTAGACACTGATCCGCTTGGCCTGGGGGCCACACCAGAAGGTGTTGCGCAAGGCGTAGCCGATGTTGCCGTCTTCTGTCTCAGTTTGATGGGGACCAACTGGATCCACATGCTTTTGGAAGCCAAGCGCGTATTGCGTACTGGCGGCGAACTGATCATCGCTGAagtctcgagtcgattTGGCGACGGCTTTGAAGCGTTCATTCGTATTGTCAAactgcttggctttggcttggaACATAAAGATGCAAGCAACACGCACTTTGTTCTGTTCGAGTTCGTCAAGCTCTCCCAGCGAGACCATCTAGCCTCGCTCTCTGCGCTGCAAGACGACAGCCAGATTGATCCGACCCATACGTCcttggacgagcttgcGCAACACGGCAAAACACTGCTCAAGCCGTGTATCTACAAACGTCGATAA